GCAATTGCAGCGGAGGGGAGAAAACGCGTTTCCTTTCGCGCCTTGCTGGCCTCGGGAAATTTGCTGTACGCGTAAAGCGGCAGGACATCCTCGGAATCGCCGGTCAGACTGGAATATGTCAGTCGCCCGCCCAGCGTGACGGTGAACCGGGGAAACAGTTCAACCGTGCCTTCGCCATAAAGCGTCGCTTCACGCACCTTGTTGCGGACCCCGGTCAGGGGCGCGCCGATCACCGCCCCTTCCATGTCGCGATTGACCCGCGCCTCGTTGCTCAGCAGGCTCAAGCCAATCAGCCAGCCCTTCCCGTCCTTGCTCATCCGCGCAAGCCGGGTTTCCGCCGTCAGCATTTCCACGCGATTTTTCTGCGTATAGCGTGCGATCGATGCGTTGAACGCCGGGGCCATGGCCGGATCGTTCGGTTGCGCCAGTTCCGCGCCTTCGAACTGTTCAAACACATATTGCCGCGTGTAGCCGAGCGAGGTCGTCAGTTCGAGCGATCCCCAACGCTTGCGCAGGATCAGATCGGCCAGCCAGAAATCATTGCGATAGGGTTGCGCGATCGTGCTTTCCCGTTTCAGCCCACCACTCTCACGCTCGGCATATTGGCTGTCATCGCCATCGATCCGCTGGCCCACGGCGCTGAGATCGACAGTCCAGTCATTCCCCGGATCGAAACGCAGGGCGACCCGGCCACCCAGCGTGCGGACATCGTTCACATCGCGCAGGCCGCGCCCCGTATCGTCGATATAGCCCCCTTCGATCGCGCCGAAGGCCAGCGCGCGCAAGCCCAGCTTTCCTTCCACCAGCGGCAGATTGAAAATGGCACCCCCGTCAACGCCCGGTTGCCCGTCCTGCACCGCTTGCGCGCCGCCCCATGCCGCGCCGCCCACCTGATCCAGATCGGGTTCACGCGGCACCACGCGCACCACGCCGCCCAGCGAACCGGCACCGTATAACGTACCCTGCGGCCCTTCCAGAACCTCCACACTGCGCACATCGTAAAGCCGCAAGCTGGGATCGGGCGCGCTGTAGGTTATCCGGCTGTTCCCCCAATATTGCCCCACAGTGGCCTGTGTCGGCCCCACGAAACTGGAATCCGCAATGCCGCGAATGAACAGCTTGTTTCGCCCGGGCCCCAGATGCGTGGTCACCACACTGGCAAGACGCGCTTCGATCGCGGCGGACCCACGCGCCCCATCTGCCGGGGACAATTCGCTGCCATCGATGATCTGGATGCCGCCGGGATAGGCACCCAGCGGGATATCCCGCTTTGTCGCGGTGACGACGATTTCACGCGGCGGCGGCAGGACAGCCGCAGGCAAGTGCGCGCGAACCGGTGCCGGGCGCGCGGCGGCAGGCCTTGTCGGCCCGAAAGCCACTTTTGGCGCCGGCTCGATGCGATAACTGGCCGTGGCGACCTGGCGTGCGCGCAGATCGGTCTTGCGCAGCAATTGGGCCAGCGCGCGCTGCACGGTCATGCGGCCTTTGACCGCCCCGCCTTTCAGCGCGCCATAGGCCGGATCGGAAAATCCGATGCTGATGCCGGCTTGTTCGGCCAAAGCGCGCGCAGCGGAATCGAGCCGCCCAGCCGCGACATGCACCTCCACAGCTTCATCCCGCGCATAGGCGGGTGCAGCGATCAGTGCGGCGGCAACCGGCAGAAAACTAAGGGCGCGAACCATTGGCAGGTATCATCTTCCATGCGGAACCATCGGGTGCGAACCGCACCCCCAAAAGAGGCCCAATCCGGGCGAATACCTGCTGGGGCGTTCCGGCCACTGTGAGCGTACCTGTGAAGCGGAGCTTTTCAATACCCGCTTCCGGCCGAACTTGCAGGCCCGTGT
This genomic window from Caenibius tardaugens NBRC 16725 contains:
- a CDS encoding TonB-dependent receptor domain-containing protein; this encodes MVRALSFLPVAAALIAAPAYARDEAVEVHVAAGRLDSAARALAEQAGISIGFSDPAYGALKGGAVKGRMTVQRALAQLLRKTDLRARQVATASYRIEPAPKVAFGPTRPAAARPAPVRAHLPAAVLPPPREIVVTATKRDIPLGAYPGGIQIIDGSELSPADGARGSAAIEARLASVVTTHLGPGRNKLFIRGIADSSFVGPTQATVGQYWGNSRITYSAPDPSLRLYDVRSVEVLEGPQGTLYGAGSLGGVVRVVPREPDLDQVGGAAWGGAQAVQDGQPGVDGGAIFNLPLVEGKLGLRALAFGAIEGGYIDDTGRGLRDVNDVRTLGGRVALRFDPGNDWTVDLSAVGQRIDGDDSQYAERESGGLKRESTIAQPYRNDFWLADLILRKRWGSLELTTSLGYTRQYVFEQFEGAELAQPNDPAMAPAFNASIARYTQKNRVEMLTAETRLARMSKDGKGWLIGLSLLSNEARVNRDMEGAVIGAPLTGVRNKVREATLYGEGTVELFPRFTVTLGGRLTYSSLTGDSEDVLPLYAYSKFPEASKARKETRFLPSAAIAYRPTDELTLFARYQQGFRPGGISVRREFIQRYKGDRVSTFEGGARYRDARLEVEASASWTKWRNIQADMIDGFGFPTTLNVGDGRVLSLGIASRWRPVAGLELDAAIYFNDSKVSDPSELALSISRATTAIIEGRPEADVPFTASDFRQLPNIADISGRFGVSYTTALSDTADLRARGYLRYVGKSTLGVGPILGQLQGNYADTGLEVRVGNARRGISLTLTNLLNGRGNRFAVGSPFLLRDRNQITPLQPRTVRLGFDMSF